From a single Rutidosis leptorrhynchoides isolate AG116_Rl617_1_P2 chromosome 5, CSIRO_AGI_Rlap_v1, whole genome shotgun sequence genomic region:
- the LOC139848612 gene encoding uncharacterized protein, translated as MGEVTLITKLDFGDPLYLHPSDTSATPLITLKLKGTENYKIWSRSVLLALETKNKVGFVDGTCIKNTTDEVLSKQWDRCNSVVLSWLLGSIADELYHGQIFSENASTVWTELKETYDKIDGSVIFNVHHKINSLKQNGSSLSEYYHGLNALWKQYDSLVVIPTCVCAAATHIADHNKTLKLMQFLMGLDDCYVSVRSNLLLRDPLPDVKTAYAVVSREESHRGFSNKDTTPKPQTSAFIAQTSNQRFQNNNGHNKGPNTNLKCKKCSKLGHTIERCYEIIGYPPGFKRNGPNSSN; from the coding sequence ATGGGTGAAGTCACTTTGATTACCAAACTGGACTTTGGTGACCCTCTTTACCTTCATCCCAGTGATACATCTGCTACACCTCTTATCACCTTAAAACTAAAAGGAACTGAGAACTATAAAATATGGAGTAGGTCTGTTTTACTTGCTCTTGAAACAAAAAATAAAGTTGGTTTTGTTGATGGTACTTGCATTAAAAACACTACTGATGAAGTGCTTTCTAAACAATGGGATAGATGTAATTCTGTTGTTTTATCTTGGTTGCTTGGGTCTATTGCTGATGAACTTTATCATGGTCAAATTTTCTCTGAAAATGCTTCAACTGTATGGACTGAACTAAAAGAAACATATGATAAAATTGATGGATCTGTTATTTTCAATGTTCATCATAAAATCAACTCTTTGAAACAAAATGGGTCATCTTTATCTGAATATTATCATGGCTTAAATGCTTTATGGAAACAATATGATTCCCTGGTTGTCATACCTACTTGTGTTTGTGCTGCTGCTACCCATATTGCTGATCATAATAAGACCCTCAAACTCATGCAATTCCTCATGGGATTGGATGACTGCTATGTGTCTGTCAGGAGCAATCTCCTTTTAAGAGACCCCCTGCCTGATGTTAAAACTGCCTATGCTGTGGTATCTAGGGAAGAATCTCATAGAGGTTTCTCCAACAAAGATACCACACCAAAACCACAGACCTCTGCTTTCATTGCCCAAACCTCAAATCAAAGATTTCAGAATAATAATGGCCACAATAAAGGTCCCAACACCAACCTTAAGTGCAAGAAATGTAGTAAATTGGGTCACACAATTGAAAGATGTTATGAAATTATTGGTTATCCTCCTGGTTTTAAAAGAAATGGTCCTAATTCTAGTAATTGA